Within Equus przewalskii isolate Varuska chromosome 9, EquPr2, whole genome shotgun sequence, the genomic segment GCTCTGTAAAACCTATGATGAAAATTACTACAGTGCTACAACAGGGACTTTCACCTGGTGGAATCTTTTAAGGTGGAGAATTAGGATAGCTGGAACAGCAGAAATGAGCAACTGCTTCCTGGCATTTGTATAAaccccttctgctttcttttctgcataaaatacaaaatacatttacttgtaaaattccattttatacatTATCTACCATAAAATATAGTAAACATTTACATAAAAGTGTCATAccacatttttgaaaagttaaagaaatcagATTTCTGGTTACAGGGTGCCTCTACTCCTTTCCAAAAGCCCACTGAAAtgaaagggatttttaaaaaaggcacaCATTTAGAAGGACAGAAAACAGGGGAGGTGACACTTGCAAGtaaattttggaagctggaaagcagatggaCTAGTAGTGACTTATGTCAATGCCCTCCAGTCAAAGACCACCAGAAACATACTTGTAGTTGAAAAAATTGGGTCATTACTCACTGCAGTGAAAGGAGATCacatattatgaaaataatgggGCATTTCAATAAAAAGTTGTTACAAAGGACTTGTGATAGGATTTGAATATGGCCAATTGCATATTTAACTTAGATTAACGTAAGTtggtatttctttcttctcccatctAGACATTTCTTTAATTACTAGTGTATTAAGCATGTCTTTagtctgatgctttgacatctggggctCTGCTAACACTGGAGGGCCAGCCTCTCCCAGGGCTAGCTAATTCcgagacagtaaacaacttaagtgtgcctttcatatgcaaaccaaccaattcAAAGCCCATACCCCAGCCACCTCCTTTCTTGGGCTCTTATACTCTAGGCCACTATCCACCTGCCCTAACCACACccgggccaggtaccagacaactagagaCTGCCCCTATaccccagagcccactgaaattattcgAAACTAGTCAATCCTAAACCTGTTTACCCTGCCTTGACCATTCCTTCCCTTGGAAACCACAGTAAAGGCTCTTGCCCACGttctccccgcccccccgccccccgcccctgcagctccctctgcctcttgaccaatcctggtgcttccccatgtggccctgcatggcattGCTTAGTGGCCCCCTCCTCCTaggaactgtgagtaacaaagTATCTTTTCAGTGGCAgttgtctcctgatctgttggcctcaccatacctgaataataataaaatctacattttgAAACAATCAGGCACTAAGAATCAGAGTATTCTCTTGATTTAATCAAGACTAGTGGTCCACTGAAAATTTCTTACTTGACAAACcctcttttttccacttttctctgGTCAACTAAATATAGTTACTATATTAGCTTTACagcaaagaattatttaaaatcttcAAACTTATAACTTATGATATGACTTTACACTAAATTGGTGAGATTTGTAAGCACATTAATTTCATCATTAATATCACTAGTTGATACCACTGTTAAGTTTTGGGGAAATTTCTTCTGAAAAGATCTCAGAGAGTTAGTCCCCTGAAATAAGATTATGTGGATTTGCATTTTCAAGGCAGAGATGGATACTTCCTgttattcaatttatttcagcaaaaatCTATTGAAAATTTACTCTGTCCAGTCAGTGTCTTCAGTGCTGAGGTACAAATATGAATGAGACAATCTGTAACTCCAAACAGCTCAAGCATGGAGACAAGGTTCTTAGGTTCCTCTACTTGGGATCTATAATGCACTAGTCACTGACTATTAGATAATCCTTGAatattgaaaactaaaaaaaaagaaaaaaaattaagctaatATTTACCTGCAGAACTGCTTTCCTTTTGatacttctgtttctttgtgagaGTGCAATTCTCACATAGAAGCTTATTATTTCCCATTAGTAATTCCATAGACGTAAACTGGTAGAGACAGGACTGAACTGAACATTCTTTAGAAGTAGTTATATAACTCTGAGAGAGGGTCTGAAAAGCATTTTGGGGGCTGTGAGACACCATATGCTTCCCCTctgaaaaacataaattatttgaaacatttagtggctgattttccttttcaaaatctcTATCGCCAGTTACAGTGCTGCTCAAACGAAGTTCAGCCATAGCTTCCGCCACTCCCTCATGACCCCTGTCAGTCTCCCTGGTGGGTGGTTCACTTGTGGACACATGGTGAAGGTGTCCCATTGCGTGCACCGTGTATCCACCAGTGGATCTCAACAACACAGTCTGCTTAGTAGCACTTTCAGATTCTGAAGCTTCACTGTCAGCATCAACACTACTTTCAGAATGGCTGGCTTCCTTTTCACTGCCATCGGTAGGGCTTCCAGTCAGAGTTGATTCAGTATTTGCGATGCTTGCCAGCACTGAAGAATCCCCATCCATTTCaaggttttcatttttccagtGGATGTCAACAGCTTTATCTTCTCCAGATGAcaattttcttatatgttttctGCCATGAATTAGTTGATTCTGTAAGTTGACAgtgttttcagagaaaagaatctCGTGACCTTACTGAAAATAAATGCCAATGTCCTATTTAAATGTTCCacaattattaaacaaatatatttctagTACCTCTGAAATCCATTTCCTAAATCTAACTGAACTACAATCATCAGAAGATAACTAGCGAATAGTCCTAATTTAAAAGTAAACCTTTACACAAGAAACCAACAATAGTGGTTACCGATTTGTGGAGACGGTAAAAGGACTTTTGTGGAACAGCGCTGTGCGGGAGGCTTTTCAAGTGTGAACCTCCACACATTCTCTGTAGTCTTGCCACTTAAAGAACCTTCTAACAGAATAAGTTAAATCTAATACCATATCAATTTACCATGTTAGCATACATCATGTCATGTAAAAGCTTTTTTAAATGACGTGCAAATTCAGATTGATTTCTCTAAATTTATATGGGATAATTCAACAACCATGTATGTCCCTAGTGAAATAATGGGTCTAGACAACGGTCATTGATGGCTGCTAACATCACGGAAAGAGAGAGACCCAATATGACACACACCTCCCTGATGGAAGTATACACCACTACTTGAAAAGTTTCTTgccaaaagttaaataaataatcaaactTAAACCTAATTAGGCCTCTAGATCTAATTAACTTAGAGACAAAATAAAGCAGACAGAGGCACCTGTTAACAACATGTGGATGCAATAGCAAAATGAATTACTATTGAATGTGGCAATTTGAGAAAtggctgaaaaaaaataatttcttcaacaaataaattgcaaaggaaaaaagaagggggagggggaatcTGTAGATTAAAAGATTTAAGAGACATGGCAATCAACTGCAATCTATAGATCTTTTTTAGATCCTGAAttcaaacacaatttaaaaagcaaaaacaaaaaccaaatatttatgAGACAACTGCAGAAATGTAAATTATGACTGGATGGTGGTGCTATTAAGAcgttattaatatttttaggtATGATAATGGTACTGTGGTTATGTCTTTAAAAagagtatttatctttttagagATACACAGTGAAGTATATGATATGTTTgggatttatttcaaaataatccatgatggggagagggagaatgtgGGATAGATACAGATAAAACATGATCAGCCAGGAGCTAATTATGAAGCTGAGAAATTGGTACAGAGGAGTTTATTAAACATCTTCTCTACTTTTGATATAGTTCtgaaatttttctgaataaaaagtttaaaataacagaTGCTCACAAAGGCACATAATCTTACCTTCTCTTTAGATGAAGGATGCTTCTTGTTGGCTCTGGGATGATGAGTATGTTCTATAGTAGAAGTGCCACTGTACTGACCATTATCTGTCTCCTGTAAACTTCTATATTTACTCACTCTTCCCAAAAGTACAGGTTTTGAAACCTATATGGATGCCATGTACATAACACAAAActtttttaggaaataaattctggatatcatctactttttaaaatttctatctcATCTGAAATATATAGAGATAATTTCCTTACCattaattctcaaaatataaaGCATAAGAGTTTAAATTCCTTAAGAATAAGAACTATATCATActttatgtacatatacacaaacacaatATCAAATACACTGTACAAactcaattatatatatataaaataatgactcTCAGGTATCTGACAATATGCTCaacaaatatctaaatatatgaataaataaatgccctTCACAAAAGATTTATTATGAAGCTTTTTTCTCCTTACCCTTTCTTCTATTATAGGAAGTGAAATATCAATAAAAGGATCTTTCACCATggagatcttaaaaaaaaaaaacattgagaaCTTCAGTTAGAATTATAATATAGACAATGTAGTTTTGTAAAGTCTCAAAGAAACCAAACTTCCCAGGCAACTTAAAACTTTAAGTCAAAAGATGTTTCTGAACAAAAAGTGATTTAATTGGATATAGCAGCACATATTGTTCATCCAAACAAGATATCCCAAAACGTCAATAAACGCAACCCACttgaattttataatattgtCAATATGACTAACCTGTAATATTAAAAGTAACTTCAAAATAAACTGTGTTTAATACAATTGATTAAAgacaaacatttataaatatttttggtgaaattagtgtcataaattaaataaaatatgatatgttAAGAAAAAGCCATGAAAAAAGTCAGAGAGCTTGACTGtattttgtggattctttaggataattctgttttaaaagataCTCTCTAGCTTGTGAGACAGAAATCGTCTATGCTGAATATACTAGAAATTTAAGTCATACATGTTGACACATTCTGTGCTTCAATATGACAGGCTAGAAGAAGATATAATATATAATCCTGACTTTATAGGACTAGAGAGGATAGAAAGGTACTCCACAATCTGGCACAGGAAAATGGACACAGATTAAAATCTGACACAAGTTTAAACCCATCATACTCTAAGCCATACACTTTCAGAAATATTCCTTACAAAGCAATTGAAAACCtagaaaaatttatatatactttAAGTTGTTATTAAAGAtagcattcaaaataaaaattatcattaaattCAAAGATGAGttgtctacttaaaaaaaaaatcttcaacaagTCATATAAATGTAAACTTTAAATGAAAAGTGGTAGATCACCATACATTATGTTACTATATTAAGTTAGTTCTATTGGAATTACATTTCAGGGCAATATATAGTTACATAATATAGTTACTCTCTTCACAGAAGTTTCTCTTTCGTTTCTATCCAAACAAATAGCTAACACATTCAAGCATATTAAAATAGGCTAAAAGAACTTCACGGGTatgttgaaaggaaaaacaaagtaacatatttacttaaaaatttactTCCTAGGATTGAAGGATCTATTTTCAAAAGACTTTCAAAAACTATTATGTTGTGATCagtcacaaaaataaaagttgcTGATGATTATatgtgaaaggaaacaaaaacaatgtgATTGTAATCTATTCCACGTTAAAGTGAATTCTAACGTTACCTACATTTGCACATTCTTCACACATGACCGTGCTAGTTAATTCACCAACAAAGATCTGATCTATGAAGTTCATTTTCACACCTTCTCTTCCATATGCTgtaaaaataacacttttaaatgCAAAAGAACATGTCAACCATCAACCTAACAATGTAACgtgctttttttctgttgattcaaAAGAAATCTGAACAAGGCAGACGTTCAGTACCACGTTTAATACATTTTACTATCTGATGTTATAATGTCTTTCTCCTTTACAATGCTGCAGAGAAAATGTGACTATCAACTACAGTAGTCTCCAAGAAATAACAAACTCTTCTTAAACTTAAGAGGTAAAAGAAGTTGAGCAACAGCCACTATTCATACCACACGTCGACTGCTCCCATTAACCCTTTAAAGCCCCTGGGCCCAACCTAAAGGTGGATAGAGGGATGGGAAAGGAGGTTATGCTGTAAGGGCTACAGATGTCAGGACCATAACTATGGAAACAACAGAGCAGTAAAAGACAAGTAAACATAGCCTAGTGTAAAGAATTAACATGGCAATAAATAATAGTTACATATATAACTGCTCAGTTAtattaaaaaggttaaaattactctgtttggaaaatgtttataaatcaaAGGAAATTATGGCTatgatttgcttcaaaataatctaggGTTGGAAGGAGACAGACGAAACATAATACAGCATGAACTGAAGGTAGTTTAGGTGGGGTAATGGGTACGTGGGGCTTCATTGTATGATTCTCTCTATTTTAATAGAAGTTTGAAATTCTCCATATTAAACCATGGGGAAAAATGTATTAACAAACCTACTCACTCCTCCTTCAAACTTCTATCTTTTTTGGGTATCTACCTTCAAATTTCATATAAACAACATATacaatcattttaaaacattatttgaagCACTGAATGACAGGGCAGACTTACATCTGGATatatcagtaaacatttattaattgtgattagaaatgtttataaattatgGTAAAGTAAGATGTTTCATTAAGAAAAATCGTacaaggaattaaaaatagaaaagataaaactggaaaaaggtgaaagaaaaccCAGGCAGTTATTCTAAGTATGCACTAGATGGCGCTAtctcaaaacaaaagaacagagagtcgagaatctacattttttaaaatcttgaacaCTTAACTGTACATAAGTTTTGGCAGATACAATCACAATGGATGCATAACTGTTCATAAATTATAGACATGTAGTATGTACACATAACActacaaaaaaatagaagttagtaaagagaaaaaataaaatacaaatattatatttaaatgtcttcTAAAAATGATGACTTCATACTATCATTAGTTAATACCTCAAGGCAGAATATACATTTAGGACAAGGTAAATCGCTAGTAACATAGGATGTAAACCCACAATTACATATTGATAATTATAAATGACCAGCTTTGATTAGATAATCATGGCTTTTGCCTCATATTTTGGCTGATGAAGAGTCAACACCAAGAGTAAAGTAGACACGTAGCTTGACTCACTAgcactctcttcaataaatggcttCTTTGCAGGCATCTTTGGAGCACTTAAGCATTTTATCCAGTTAAAGCTAGATAATATCCATAAATCCACTTATCCAAGCACACGTCAACTTCAAGATGATACACTATGACGAAAATGAACTTCCAGATGAGGCTGCTACTGTCAACAACCCTTCGAGTCTCCCTTAGTTTTACTGTTAAAAATTCACATAGattctaatgttttctttctatgaCCCACTAGACTATCTTGCAGCCATTGGAGTTAAGTACACCCTCCCTCTACGGCCACTACTCTAGAGAATTAAGTTCACATAATGCTCAGTTCTTTTTCCCCTGAAAAGAAACTTTTAACACTTTTTGCAGAAGAAAGTTCTAACAGTGAAACACTCAACATacctttgactttttttctagtttcatcATCAGCTGTTTTAGTAGTTGGGTTGTTGAATGCTTTTAGAATGCTAGCTTGTATTCTCTATAAAACAAAGTTAATAAGAATTTAATAAGAATCGATACAGAATGGATTCTTTCAAAGCGGTATTTTGTGTTCCTTTGAATAGAGTCGGTTTAGTAACACTTAACTCAAGCCTCATCCTCTTAACAACAGGAGGACTTTCAAACAGCAAGGTACTCCGGATCTCAGTTCCCTAGGCTGTAAAATAAATTGATTGaaagttttaaagaattaaatacgTGCcttcttccagttctaaaatttcatgaGTAAACAATTCTCTAATGCCAAATTCTCCCCCAAATAAGAATCAAAGTTCCTATGCTTAGGTTCTCTCTTGGGTTTAAAGACTTGTCCTCAGTCTACAAAAGGCAAGAAGCCAGGCTCATTGTTCTTACAGCTTTAGACTAagtcctccttctcctcccttctcttctcctctctcctcgctccctccctctcccctactcTGCTCCTAAAATGATGCATTCCTGAACCAGgacaaaaagcaacaaatagACCATATACAATTTCTTgtctatgaagaaaatctgaatatacaAGAAGCTATTAAACTGTCACTGTGACCTCCatgtagattattttatttatatacacatatgacTAAAGTCCAGAACATCATTTAATGCCCGCAGCAAGAAGAATACCCCAAATcttaattatcattttatttgaatttagtTGTCAATAATGATCATATATTAAAGTCTTAGCAGCTCTTAGTAAATGACAAGGTTTACAATTCCACATCTCTTGTGTATATTTTAGGAAAGATACAACTTCACAGAAAACtttcagaatgaaataaaactatatattctAAGAACAAAGACTTATTTAAGCTAATAAATTATCTTTAACACTAATTATGCCCCTAATTAGTGGATGAATTTAATCTTCTCTAATTCACATTTTAACAGTGGGGTGAGGAGAAAGCTTGTTGATTATccttcaaaagattttttttaaaagtaaagttttattCACCAGTTCATATGTGAAACCACTGTTTGACTTGGACTTTCTGGTGTGAAAATGATACATAATTCTGTTGTTAAAAAATTATGTCAAAGAGAAACTAAACCCAAACTGCAGACTTCCCagagaataataaaaacactACATCAGAATCCAGGATACTTCCCACTGTTCGGAAGAAAATTCACagccttaaaaatttaaatcaattgaaaagaataaaaacaaatcaattaaGCAGCCAacttataaatttagaaaaaggatCTCAAAACTGAgcaaaagtagaaggaaagagtTAATAAAGTAGAAACTGAAGAGAATTAATAGAGGAATCAAAAGCTGATACTGTAGGTGGGGTATGAATAAAACCCCTAGCTAATCTTAATCAAGATACGGATGAAAAGGATACATCAcatctaagaaaaaagagaaaccaacaaaattaaagacatttaaagtgATCAGCAGCCACTTTGCTCAACTCTCATGtaattacatttgaaaattcagaaaaaaaatagataattttccaGGAAATTAATCCCAGAAAATCTCCCAGCTTTcatggggggtgagggggagaaCGCTGTTAAATAGTACTCCTTACAAAAACGTCTGGGCCCTAACAATTTCACAGAGGAATGCCACTAAACCTATGTTCCAGGGCATTGGAAAAGGGACACCTGCAAACTATTTTCTTGAAGCATAATATTGCTACCAGAAGCTGACAGAGAGTGCACACAACACACACCAATATCACTtatgaaaatttctaaataaacgATCAGCAACAGAAtacagcagcacattaaaagaatagaaCAGTATGACTAAGAAGGtttttttattctagaaatgcAGAGATATTAGGAAATCTATCAATATAAGCCATCACATTACTAGATTTAATATGATATATCAAATCCCTTGATATCCCCATTCACTACTattatttaccattttattaaagttttagCCAAtgtatttaatagaaaaataaatctcagaggtataaaaattataaaggaaataaaactactTGCAGACAATATGACTTCTTACTTGGAAAAGCCAAAAAAaccaactgaaatgaaaaactactacaaataataagagaatttattatggggtatataaatataatgaagTCAACAGCCttcatacacacaaacaaaaatcacttAGAAGATATGGAAGTAAACACCCCATTTATAATAACagctaaaaagataaaattactaggaataaatctaagaaATGTGTAAGATCTAActgaggaaaactttaaaatactgctggtacagacagaaaagaaaacttgatCAAATGGAAAGACACATCATGTTCTTGGATAGGTCCTAACATTAGAAACATACCAATCTTCCCCCTCAAATGTATGCATTTAACATAATTCCAGTAAAAATAGCAatagtttggggttttttgaggtttttttttgaATGTGAAAGGTTGAAGGGAAGATCAGCTCTAAACTagacatggaaaaataaacaagaatagcAATGAAAACTCTGGGGGAAAGTGAAGTGAGAGACAGCTGGTCCTATTAGACTTCTTAAAATGCATCAAAACCTTCATAATTTAAAGTATGATCCTAGTACTcaaacagataagaaaacagaaccAAGGGGAAGTTGGGAAATAAACGCAAATGAAAAGCTAGAATAATTAGAGTGCTACCAATTTAGTGGGAAAAGCATACTATTCAGCTTGGCTAACTGTAGGACagtcaaagaggaaaaaaggaaatatcctGGGAACAGGATAAATATCAATAGATCAAGatttaaatctaaaaatgaatcataaaagtactagaagaaaacatggggaaatTTTTTTATAACCTTGAGTGAGAATGCCTGTTTATGACTCAATATCcagaagccataaaaaaaaggATTAAGTTCAGAAacaaaacttgtttaaaaatttatttatataaaaaccaCTGCCATATTATAAGCAAAATCAAAGCACAAATGACAAACTTGGAAACGTATTCTCTCCCTAGAACACAAAAAGCTTTATAAATCAGCAAAGGATCAAAATCCaggagaaaaatgggcaaagaataagaagagatgaaaagataGCAGCCTCATTCAAAAAGAGAGAATGTACACTAAAACTACCTTGAGATACCATTTGTCTACATATCAGATTGGGAAAAATTTGaaagtttaacaaaataattttttggtgaggCTATAGTAAGTTGCTGATAGAAGTGAAAGCTGCATGCCTATGGAGGACAACTTggtaatatctatcaaaattacaaatgcatatatcatttgatccagcaatctcatttctgTATTTATACAGATCTACTTACACACATGCaaaataacatacatatattattcatcatagcattgtttataaaagcaaaaataccaGAAACAACATATAAGGGATAATCAATAAGGGACTGGTTAAAAACACTGagctaaaaaaaataaggaagtttCCTATCTTCTGATATGGAAAGATTGCTAtgatatgttaagtgaaaaaagtgcaGTAAggtgtatatatagtatatgctACCTTttcaataaaggaaaaatatatatacatataaatatacacaccaTCAAAGAACATAAACCAAGAAAGACAACAACATGGTTTACAGGCAATAGTAGGGCCAATACATAAGAGAGGCCAAAGGAATTCCCAGGAGCACAGTTAGGAGGAATTCAAGAATGATGCCTGTGCATCAAATGTGGGAGACAACCAACCGAGATTGGAGCAAGGAGACTTATGAGATAGACATATGGTCAACACCAAGAACCCCACTGCCATTTTATTCTGAGAACAGAATGTATGGAGAATAACCTGCAAATGTCCTTATTCTCCCCCCATACCCTGCTGTCTGGATCAGCAGGGGATACACATTATCCCCTAGAACTGTTCTGCTTTGACCTACCCTGAGAGCTATGAGGTGGGTCACGATGAACTCAGAAGCAGAAAACATACAGCAGCCTCTAACCTTTTTGGACCACAGAGCTAGTACTCGGTCTCTCCTATACCTCTGCCAGTTGTTTTGACTTTGACACGCCTAACTCAGAACACATTCATGATCCTGCCTACTAACTTCCCAGAAAGAGCTAATGTAAACTCTGGGAAGCCAAAGCCAGACTATGTTTCAGCTGTTCTCTCAACTCACCTTCTTTTGAGAGCCTTCATCCAATAATGGCAATAGGTTTGTGCTTGCCACCCAGTtttgcaaaactaaacaatatattgtttaagTATACATAGGTGGCTCTCAGAACCAtaagaaaaagcaatgaaattacTTCTGTAAAAGTCAAAGTAGTGGTTACCTCTGATGA encodes:
- the USP45 gene encoding ubiquitin carboxyl-terminal hydrolase 45 isoform X4 — its product is MKETEKGPLSPKVLFNQLCQKAPRFKSFQQQDSQELLHYLLDAVRTEETKRIQASILKAFNNPTTKTADDETRKKVKAYGREGVKMNFIDQIFVGELTSTVMCEECANISMVKDPFIDISLPIIEERVSKPVLLGRVSKYRSLQETDNGQYSGTSTIEHTHHPRANKKHPSSKEKNQLIHGRKHIRKLSSGEDKAVDIHWKNENLEMDGDSSVLASIANTESTLTGSPTDGSEKEASHSESSVDADSEASESESATKQTVLLRSTGGYTVHAMGHLHHVSTSEPPTRETDRGHEGVAEAMAELRLSSTVTGDRDFEKENQPLNVSNNLCFSEGKHMVSHSPQNAFQTLSQSYITTSKECSVQSCLYQFTSMELLMGNNKLLCENCTLTKKQKYQKESSSAEKKAEGVYTNARKQLLISAVPAILILHLKRFHQAGLSLRKVNRHVDFPLMLDLAPFCSATCKNVNVGDKVLYGLYGVVEHSGSMRGGHYTAYVKVRTPSRRLLEHITGKRNVPGLKEPDSESAGQWVHVSDTYVQVVPESRALSAQAYLLFYERIL
- the USP45 gene encoding ubiquitin carboxyl-terminal hydrolase 45 isoform X3, with protein sequence MKARKGSSGPSVKGITNLGNTCFFNAVMQNLAQSYILTELMNESKENGTKLKISPSSDSQLDPLVVELSSPGPLTSALFLFLHSMKETEKGPLSPKVLFNQLCQKAPRFKSFQQQDSQELLHYLLDAVRTEETKRIQASILKAFNNPTTKTADDETRKKVKAYGREGVKMNFIDQIFVGELTSTVMCEECANISMVKDPFIDISLPIIEERVSKPVLLGRVSKYRSLQETDNGQYSGTSTIEHTHHPRANKKHPSSKEKNQLIHGRKHIRKLSSGEDKAVDIHWKNENLEMDGDSSVLASIANTESTLTGSPTDGSEKEASHSESSVDADSEASESESATKQTVLLRSTGGYTVHAMGHLHHVSTSEPPTRETDRGHEGVAEAMAELRLSSTVTGDRDFEKENQPLNVSNNLCFSEGKHMVSHSPQNAFQTLSQSYITTSKECSVQSCLYQFTSMELLMGNNKLLCENCTLTKKQKYQKESSSAEKKAEGVYTNARKQLLISAVPAILILHLKRFHQAGLSLRKVNRHVDFPLMLDLAPFCSATCKNVNVGDKVLYGLYGVVEHSGSMRGGHYTAYVKVRTPSRRLLEHITGKRNVPGLKEPDSESAGQWVHVSDTYVQVVPESRALSAQAYLLFYERIL